In the genome of Mucilaginibacter defluvii, one region contains:
- the ahcY gene encoding adenosylhomocysteinase — protein sequence MSTVETTYLKYKVKDISLAEWGRKEIELAEAEMPGLMALRAEYGPSKPLAGARIAGCLHMTIQTAVLIETLIELGAEVTWSSCNIFSTQDHAAAAIAAAGISVYAWKGMNAEEFDWCIEQTLFFGEERQPLNMILDDGGDLTNMVLDKYPELIGAIKGLSEETTTGVHRLYERMKNGTLPMPAINVNDSVTKSKFDNKYGCRESLVDAIRRATDVMMAGKVAVVCGYGDVGKGSADSLRNAGVRVIVTEIDPICALQAAMEGFEVKKLSTAISEADIVVTATGNKDIVREQHFRALKDKAIVCNIGHFDNEIDMAWLNGAYGNTKIEIKPQVDKYTIDGKDVIVLAEGRLVNLGCATGHPSFVMSNSFTNQTLAQLELWTNGDKYENKVYTLPKHLDEKVARLHLAKIGVELEVLDQDQAEYIGVTVEGPFKPEYYRY from the coding sequence ATGTCGACTGTAGAGACTACTTACCTGAAATACAAGGTAAAAGATATTTCGCTGGCTGAGTGGGGCCGCAAAGAAATTGAACTGGCCGAGGCTGAAATGCCGGGTTTGATGGCGTTACGTGCCGAGTATGGCCCTTCAAAACCATTGGCCGGCGCGCGCATTGCTGGTTGTTTGCACATGACCATTCAGACTGCCGTATTGATTGAAACTTTGATTGAGCTGGGTGCTGAAGTTACCTGGTCGTCATGCAATATATTCTCTACCCAGGATCATGCCGCTGCGGCTATCGCTGCTGCCGGTATCTCGGTTTACGCCTGGAAAGGTATGAACGCCGAAGAGTTTGACTGGTGTATTGAGCAAACCTTATTTTTTGGCGAAGAGCGCCAGCCGCTTAACATGATTTTAGATGACGGTGGCGATTTAACCAACATGGTACTGGATAAATATCCTGAACTGATTGGCGCGATCAAAGGCCTGTCTGAAGAAACTACGACCGGTGTACACCGCCTGTACGAACGCATGAAGAATGGCACGCTGCCAATGCCTGCCATTAACGTGAACGACTCGGTAACTAAATCAAAATTTGATAACAAATACGGTTGCCGCGAATCACTGGTTGACGCAATCCGCCGTGCTACCGACGTGATGATGGCCGGTAAAGTAGCCGTTGTTTGCGGTTATGGCGACGTAGGTAAAGGTTCTGCCGATTCATTACGCAACGCCGGTGTGCGTGTAATTGTTACCGAGATTGACCCAATATGTGCCTTACAAGCGGCCATGGAAGGCTTCGAGGTTAAAAAACTGAGCACTGCCATTTCTGAGGCTGATATTGTGGTTACCGCTACCGGTAATAAGGATATTGTACGTGAGCAGCACTTCCGTGCCTTGAAAGACAAAGCTATCGTTTGTAACATCGGTCACTTTGATAACGAGATTGATATGGCTTGGTTAAACGGCGCTTATGGCAATACTAAAATTGAAATTAAACCACAGGTTGATAAATATACTATTGACGGTAAAGACGTAATTGTGTTAGCTGAAGGCCGTTTGGTAAACTTAGGTTGTGCTACAGGCCACCCAAGCTTTGTAATGAGTAACTCATTCACCAACCAAACCCTTGCCCAATTAGAGCTTTGGACCAATGGCGATAAGTACGAGAACAAAGTATACACCCTGCCAAAACACCTTGACGAGAAAGTAGCACGCCTGCACCTTGCCAAAATTGGTGTTGAGCTGGAAGTGCTTGATCAGGATCAGGCTGAATACATCGGCGTAACTGTTGAAGGCCCGTTTAAACCGGAGTATTACCGTTATTAA
- the bglX gene encoding beta-glucosidase BglX, with the protein MKLSKIVIASCLVLTGFGASAQKAARDAKMDAYINKLMAKMTIDEKIGQLNLPSIGFDVTGPILSQGVEEKIEKGMVGGVFNTYTPNAVRKLQELAIKKTRLKIPLLFGYDVIHGHRTIFPIPLGLSASWDMPLIQKTARAAADEATADGLNWVFSPMVDIARDPRWGRVAEGGGEDTWLGSQIARAMVKGYQGEKNDLRREDAVLACVKHFALYGAAEAGRDYNTVDMSMRKMTETYLPAYKAAVDAGVATVMSSFNEINGVPAAANHWLLTDLLRNQWGFKGMVATDYTAIMELKNHGMGDDAQVAKLALVAGNDMDMVSDLFIGELKKLVQAKKLDVKYIDLACRRVLESKYKLGLFDDPYRNISEDRAKNNIMNAEKLALAKEAAEKSMVLLKNDNNTLPLQAGKKIAFVGPMVKNQRDLIGNWSGAGDWKKATSFWDALQAQYPSNKFTYAKGCNILDDKALIDKLNPHDAQIVLDSKSPADMIKEAVEKAKDADVVVAMLGEAFGMSGEAASRSDIGLPVNQLNLLKALRETGKPIVLVLMNGRPLTLQWEHDNTAAILETWFAGTKAGDAIADVLFGKYNPSGKLSMTFPRSVGQIPIYYNAKSTGRPFNDEQKYTSKYLDIPNTPLYPFGHGLSYTTFSYSDVKLSKTSIRNGERLQATVTLSNTGKYDGEETVQLYIRDMVGSVTRPVKELKGFQKIFLKAGESKTVTFNVSTDDLKFYDINMKYTTEPGDFKLFIGSSSADVKEADFKLL; encoded by the coding sequence ATGAAGTTATCAAAAATAGTCATTGCATCGTGCCTGGTGTTAACAGGCTTCGGGGCATCGGCACAAAAAGCCGCCCGCGATGCTAAGATGGATGCCTACATCAATAAACTAATGGCTAAAATGACGATTGACGAAAAGATTGGTCAGTTAAATTTGCCATCTATCGGCTTTGACGTTACCGGGCCAATATTGAGCCAGGGTGTGGAAGAAAAAATTGAAAAAGGCATGGTAGGCGGTGTATTCAACACCTACACGCCAAACGCGGTGCGCAAGCTGCAAGAATTGGCCATTAAAAAAACACGCCTTAAAATTCCATTGCTTTTTGGTTATGATGTAATACACGGGCACCGTACTATTTTCCCTATTCCGCTGGGTTTATCCGCATCGTGGGATATGCCTTTGATCCAAAAAACCGCCCGTGCTGCTGCTGATGAGGCTACTGCCGATGGTTTAAACTGGGTGTTTTCGCCAATGGTTGATATTGCTCGCGATCCTCGTTGGGGCCGTGTGGCCGAAGGCGGCGGTGAGGATACCTGGCTGGGTTCGCAAATTGCAAGGGCGATGGTTAAGGGTTACCAGGGCGAAAAGAATGACCTTCGTCGTGAAGATGCCGTGCTGGCCTGTGTAAAACACTTTGCATTATACGGCGCTGCCGAAGCTGGTCGTGATTACAACACCGTTGACATGAGTATGCGCAAAATGACCGAAACATACCTGCCTGCTTACAAAGCCGCTGTTGACGCGGGTGTGGCCACGGTAATGAGTTCGTTTAACGAGATAAATGGAGTGCCTGCTGCTGCTAATCACTGGCTGCTTACTGATTTGCTGCGCAACCAATGGGGTTTTAAAGGTATGGTAGCAACCGACTATACCGCCATAATGGAGCTTAAAAACCATGGTATGGGCGATGATGCGCAGGTAGCTAAACTGGCACTGGTTGCCGGTAATGATATGGATATGGTGAGCGATCTGTTTATTGGCGAACTGAAGAAACTGGTTCAGGCTAAAAAGCTGGATGTAAAATACATCGACCTGGCTTGCCGCCGTGTGCTGGAATCAAAATACAAACTGGGTTTGTTTGATGATCCGTACCGCAATATAAGCGAAGATCGTGCTAAGAACAATATCATGAATGCTGAAAAGCTGGCTTTGGCTAAAGAAGCGGCTGAGAAAAGCATGGTATTGCTAAAAAATGATAACAACACTTTGCCATTGCAGGCCGGTAAAAAAATAGCCTTTGTTGGCCCGATGGTTAAAAATCAGCGCGACCTGATCGGTAACTGGAGCGGTGCTGGCGACTGGAAAAAAGCCACCAGCTTTTGGGATGCTTTGCAGGCACAATATCCGTCGAACAAGTTTACATATGCCAAAGGCTGTAATATTTTAGATGATAAGGCGCTGATAGATAAGCTTAATCCGCATGACGCGCAGATCGTATTAGACAGTAAATCGCCTGCCGATATGATTAAGGAAGCGGTTGAAAAAGCAAAGGATGCAGACGTGGTTGTTGCCATGCTGGGTGAAGCGTTCGGCATGAGCGGCGAAGCTGCCAGCCGCAGCGACATTGGTTTGCCGGTAAATCAACTAAACCTGTTAAAAGCCCTGCGCGAAACAGGCAAGCCTATTGTGCTGGTATTAATGAACGGTCGCCCGCTTACTTTACAGTGGGAGCATGACAATACCGCCGCTATACTGGAAACCTGGTTTGCAGGTACTAAAGCAGGCGATGCCATTGCTGATGTACTTTTTGGTAAATACAATCCGTCAGGTAAATTGAGCATGACCTTTCCGCGTAGCGTAGGGCAGATACCCATTTATTACAATGCAAAAAGCACAGGCCGTCCTTTTAACGACGAGCAAAAATATACTTCAAAATACCTGGATATACCTAACACGCCGCTTTACCCGTTTGGCCATGGTTTAAGCTATACTACTTTCAGTTATAGCGATGTTAAGCTGAGCAAAACCAGCATCCGCAACGGTGAGCGTTTACAGGCCACAGTTACGCTGAGCAATACCGGTAAATACGACGGTGAAGAGACGGTGCAGTTGTACATCCGTGATATGGTAGGTTCAGTTACCCGCCCGGTTAAGGAGTTGAAAGGCTTTCAAAAGATATTTTTGAAAGCAGGTGAAAGCAAAACAGTAACTTTTAACGTAAGTACTGACGATTTGAAATTTTACGACATCAACATGAAATATACTACCGAGCCTGGCGACTTTAAGCTGTTCATCGGTAGCAGCTCGGCTGATGTTAAAGAAGCTGATTTTAAACTGTTATAA
- a CDS encoding glycosyltransferase family 4 protein, protein MKVTLINTADAGGGAPAACMRLLKALVQNGVDVTMAVQQRLTTEQRVTTTTGKRIAKANFLLERLPFIAFEERDKSVRFAFSPANSGSNILDHPAIQEAEILHLHWTNSGYLSIKNLQQLLQLGKPVVWTLHDMWAFTGGCHYSNGCDHFVNQCGNCWMLRRPKTNDLSHKVWQRKFAMLQSAQNLTIVSCSNWLGNVSRGSGLLGSRPTVAIPNPIDVDTFSPKDKIAVRKKWGIDTDANIILFGAANINDRRKGIIYLVEALHLLKQQTGDAPVQMVIFGKNKHFDTATLPFKVKELSIINAESDLAEIYSAADVFVSPSLEDNLPNMIMESLACGTPVAAFNSGGIPDLIDHQQNGYLAEYKSAADLAAGIRHLLFSEDNVGLSISARQKVLENFTNNKVAKQYIDLYNSIL, encoded by the coding sequence ATGAAGGTTACATTGATCAACACTGCCGATGCCGGTGGCGGCGCGCCCGCCGCCTGTATGCGCCTGCTTAAAGCGCTGGTGCAAAACGGTGTTGATGTAACCATGGCCGTTCAGCAAAGGCTCACCACCGAGCAAAGGGTAACTACTACAACGGGAAAACGCATAGCCAAAGCTAATTTTTTACTTGAACGCTTACCATTCATCGCTTTTGAGGAGAGGGACAAATCGGTACGTTTTGCTTTTTCACCTGCAAATTCAGGAAGTAACATACTCGATCATCCTGCTATACAGGAAGCTGAAATATTGCACCTGCACTGGACGAACTCCGGGTACCTCAGCATTAAAAACCTGCAGCAATTACTACAATTAGGCAAACCCGTGGTTTGGACGTTGCATGATATGTGGGCCTTTACCGGCGGCTGCCACTACTCTAACGGCTGTGATCATTTTGTAAACCAATGCGGTAACTGCTGGATGCTGCGCCGCCCAAAGACTAATGATCTTTCGCATAAGGTATGGCAGCGTAAGTTCGCTATGCTGCAAAGCGCCCAAAACCTAACCATAGTAAGCTGCAGCAACTGGCTGGGCAATGTATCGCGCGGCAGCGGCTTGTTGGGTAGCAGGCCAACGGTTGCCATCCCTAACCCAATTGATGTAGATACCTTTTCACCAAAAGATAAAATTGCCGTTCGCAAAAAATGGGGTATTGATACCGATGCTAATATTATTCTTTTTGGCGCTGCTAATATAAACGACCGCCGCAAAGGTATCATTTACCTGGTTGAAGCCTTGCACCTGCTGAAACAACAAACCGGCGATGCTCCTGTACAAATGGTAATCTTCGGTAAGAATAAACATTTCGACACCGCTACCCTTCCCTTCAAGGTGAAAGAACTAAGCATAATCAACGCTGAAAGTGACCTAGCCGAGATCTACAGTGCCGCGGATGTGTTTGTGTCGCCATCGCTGGAAGATAACCTTCCTAACATGATCATGGAATCCCTGGCTTGCGGTACACCTGTGGCTGCATTCAACTCGGGCGGAATACCTGACCTGATAGACCATCAGCAGAACGGGTACCTGGCTGAATATAAATCAGCGGCCGATTTGGCAGCGGGTATCAGGCACTTGTTATTTTCTGAAGATAATGTAGGCTTATCAATATCGGCCCGGCAAAAGGTATTGGAAAATTTTACCAATAACAAAGTGGCCAAACAATACATTGATCTTTACAATTCGATATTATAA
- a CDS encoding discoidin domain-containing protein, translating into MVSRINIWGIACAFLLFAGVATAQNSQRTYCNPINIDYGYTPIPNFSTAGRHRATADPVIVTYKGDYYLFSTNQWGYWWSSDMSNWHFVARHFLRPEHKVYDDLCAPAVWVQGDTLLVFGSTYSDNFPIWMSTNPKGNEWKEAIHKFEPGGWDPAFFRDDDGKLYMYNGSSNVYPVYGAEVDPTTFHLKGYRKEMYLLQPYKYGWQRFGENLDNIFLDPFMEGAWMTKHNKKYYLQYGAPGTEFSGYSDGVIVGEGPLGPFKPQPMPFSYKPGGFARGAGHGATYQDKWNNYWHVSTMVIAIKNNFERRIGIWPAGFDKDDVMYCNTAFGDYPTYLPTGETDHLKSRFTGWMLLNYNKPVTVSSTLGNYSANNAVDEDIKTYWSAASANAGEWIATDLGNISTINAVQINYADQDANVLGKPSGPFYHQYKLLYSTDNKSWKTVIDKSKNKTDVPHDYVELNKPVKARYIKLVNQHMPTGKFAISGLRVFGNGGGTKPDTVKEFIVLRTEKDKRDAWIKWRPVDNAYAYNIYIGVASDKLYNCIMVHNASQYFFKAMDKDMPYYFRIEAVNENGVSEPTAVIKSE; encoded by the coding sequence ATGGTTAGTAGGATAAATATATGGGGCATTGCCTGTGCTTTTCTGCTGTTTGCCGGTGTTGCTACCGCGCAAAACAGCCAGCGTACGTATTGTAACCCGATCAATATTGATTACGGGTACACACCTATCCCCAACTTTTCAACCGCGGGTCGTCACCGTGCTACGGCCGATCCGGTTATTGTTACCTATAAGGGCGATTACTACTTGTTCAGCACCAACCAATGGGGCTACTGGTGGAGCAGCGATATGAGCAACTGGCACTTTGTAGCCCGCCATTTTCTACGCCCCGAGCATAAGGTGTATGATGACCTGTGCGCTCCCGCCGTATGGGTGCAGGGCGATACCCTGCTGGTGTTCGGCTCAACCTATTCAGATAATTTTCCGATTTGGATGAGCACTAATCCGAAAGGTAATGAGTGGAAAGAAGCTATCCACAAGTTTGAGCCCGGCGGCTGGGACCCGGCCTTCTTCAGGGATGATGACGGCAAGCTGTATATGTACAATGGCAGCAGCAATGTTTACCCGGTATATGGTGCCGAGGTTGATCCCACTACATTTCATTTAAAAGGCTACCGTAAGGAGATGTACCTGCTGCAACCTTACAAATATGGCTGGCAGCGCTTCGGCGAAAATCTGGATAACATTTTTCTTGATCCGTTTATGGAGGGTGCCTGGATGACCAAGCACAACAAAAAATACTACCTGCAATACGGTGCCCCGGGTACCGAGTTCAGCGGCTATTCGGATGGGGTAATTGTAGGCGAGGGGCCTTTGGGGCCATTTAAGCCGCAGCCTATGCCGTTTAGCTACAAGCCGGGAGGCTTCGCGCGTGGTGCCGGGCATGGCGCTACCTATCAGGATAAATGGAATAACTACTGGCATGTATCAACCATGGTTATCGCCATAAAAAATAATTTTGAGCGCCGAATAGGTATATGGCCTGCCGGCTTTGACAAGGATGATGTGATGTATTGCAACACCGCCTTTGGCGATTATCCTACCTATCTGCCCACCGGCGAAACGGATCACCTGAAAAGCCGCTTTACCGGCTGGATGCTGCTGAATTATAACAAACCGGTAACCGTATCATCAACCCTGGGTAATTACTCGGCCAACAACGCGGTTGATGAAGATATTAAAACCTACTGGAGCGCCGCGAGCGCCAACGCAGGCGAGTGGATAGCAACCGATTTGGGTAATATAAGTACAATAAACGCTGTGCAGATAAACTATGCCGATCAGGATGCTAATGTATTGGGCAAACCTTCGGGGCCGTTCTATCATCAGTATAAATTACTTTACTCTACTGATAACAAAAGCTGGAAAACTGTTATCGACAAAAGCAAAAACAAGACCGATGTGCCGCATGATTATGTGGAACTGAACAAACCGGTTAAGGCGCGCTATATAAAGTTGGTGAATCAGCACATGCCTACAGGCAAATTCGCCATCAGCGGCTTACGGGTTTTTGGCAATGGCGGTGGTACAAAACCTGATACCGTAAAGGAATTTATTGTACTCCGCACCGAAAAGGATAAACGCGATGCCTGGATTAAATGGCGCCCGGTTGATAATGCCTATGCCTACAATATTTACATCGGCGTGGCATCCGATAAGCTATACAACTGCATTATGGTACATAACGCCAGTCAGTACTTTTTTAAGGCGATGGATAAGGATATGCCTTACTATTTCCGGATAGAAGCCGTTAACGAGAATGGAGTTTCGGAGCCAACGGCGGTTATTAAATCAGAATAG
- a CDS encoding glucoamylase family protein, whose protein sequence is MVKRILFYLGLILVTASCSKSGNDTVEPVTPPPTQPGSFSFNALRVNGVSSGFNYRNINTSPVIKISFSAALDKSTVKNSVTFKTASGTNVNYDATYEDDDKTIVIKPSSALQNITKYSVDVTTALKANNKGSLQSAVSVQLLTAIDSTDKFPRISDDALLNLVQRQTFKYFWDFGHPNSGMARERNSSGDVVTTGGSGFGIMALVAAVNRNFITRAEGLARMQKIVGFLKTADKFHGAFPHWLNGATGKVQPFSEKDNGADLVETSFLMEGLIIARQYFNGAGNAETTLRRDINELWNGVEWDWFRRGGQNTLYWHWSPNYNWDMNMQVSGWNEALSVYVLAASSNTHAIPKIVYDNGWAGNGAMRNGNTYFGVQLPLGPTQGGPMFFEHYSFMAINPTNLTDAYADYDKQTKAHTLVNYNYCVSNPKQYNGYSADCWGLTASDIKGGYTASSPTNDVGVIAPTAALASMPYAPEESMKALKFYYYKLGDKLWGDYGFYDAFNLTDPWFADSYLAIDQGPIVTMIENHRSGLLWNLFMSAPEVKKGMKGLGFSGPNL, encoded by the coding sequence ATGGTGAAAAGGATATTGTTCTACTTAGGTTTGATATTAGTCACGGCATCGTGCAGTAAAAGCGGAAATGATACCGTTGAACCGGTAACACCGCCGCCAACGCAGCCGGGTTCGTTTAGTTTTAATGCTTTACGGGTTAATGGGGTATCATCCGGTTTTAACTATCGTAATATCAATACATCGCCCGTAATTAAAATATCTTTCTCGGCAGCTTTGGATAAAAGCACGGTGAAAAACAGCGTCACTTTTAAAACGGCATCCGGCACCAATGTAAACTATGATGCTACTTATGAGGATGATGACAAAACCATCGTGATCAAGCCATCATCTGCCTTACAAAACATAACTAAATACAGCGTTGATGTTACTACCGCGCTTAAAGCTAACAATAAAGGCAGCCTGCAATCGGCTGTATCAGTACAATTGCTAACAGCTATCGATTCAACCGACAAGTTTCCGCGCATTTCTGACGATGCTTTGCTCAATTTGGTGCAGCGCCAAACCTTTAAATACTTCTGGGACTTCGGCCATCCAAACAGCGGCATGGCGCGTGAGCGTAACTCATCAGGCGATGTGGTAACTACCGGTGGTTCAGGCTTTGGCATAATGGCTTTGGTGGCCGCGGTTAACCGCAATTTTATAACCCGCGCCGAAGGTTTGGCACGGATGCAGAAGATAGTCGGCTTTTTAAAAACCGCCGATAAATTTCATGGCGCTTTCCCGCATTGGCTGAATGGCGCTACAGGCAAGGTGCAGCCATTCAGCGAAAAGGATAACGGTGCAGACCTGGTGGAAACATCGTTCCTGATGGAAGGCCTGATTATCGCGCGTCAATATTTTAATGGCGCAGGTAATGCCGAGACTACGCTTCGCAGAGATATTAACGAGTTATGGAACGGCGTGGAGTGGGACTGGTTCCGTCGCGGTGGTCAAAATACCCTCTACTGGCACTGGAGCCCTAACTACAATTGGGACATGAACATGCAGGTAAGCGGCTGGAACGAAGCCCTGTCGGTGTATGTATTGGCGGCATCATCAAACACGCACGCTATACCAAAAATAGTTTACGATAATGGCTGGGCAGGCAACGGCGCTATGCGCAACGGCAACACCTATTTTGGTGTACAATTGCCATTAGGACCTACCCAGGGCGGGCCAATGTTTTTTGAACATTACTCGTTCATGGCCATTAACCCAACCAATTTAACTGATGCTTATGCTGATTATGATAAGCAAACCAAAGCGCACACACTGGTTAACTATAACTACTGTGTAAGCAACCCCAAACAATATAACGGCTATAGCGCCGACTGCTGGGGACTAACCGCCAGCGATATTAAAGGTGGTTATACGGCCAGCTCGCCAACTAATGATGTAGGCGTGATTGCACCAACGGCTGCCCTTGCATCCATGCCTTACGCGCCGGAGGAAAGCATGAAGGCATTAAAGTTCTATTATTACAAACTGGGTGATAAGCTATGGGGCGATTATGGCTTTTATGATGCCTTTAACCTAACCGACCCATGGTTTGCCGACTCGTACCTGGCTATTGACCAGGGGCCTATTGTTACCATGATTGAGAACCATCGCAGCGGCTTGTTATGGAACCTGTTTATGAGTGCGCCCGAAGTAAAAAAAGGCATGAAAGGCTTAGGTTTTTCGGGACCTAATTTATAA
- a CDS encoding BrxA/BrxB family bacilliredoxin: protein MYPEYLVAPMRAELTNAGFEELKDADAVKNAIESEGTVLVVVNSVCGCAAANARPAARAAVTYEKHPDKLVTVFAGMERDAVDAARNYMLPYPPSSPSMALFKDGKLVHIIERHQIEGRPAQMIADNLVYAFDQYC, encoded by the coding sequence ATGTACCCAGAATATTTAGTTGCCCCCATGCGTGCCGAACTGACCAACGCGGGCTTTGAAGAACTTAAAGATGCCGACGCGGTAAAAAACGCCATTGAAAGCGAAGGTACCGTATTGGTAGTTGTTAACTCGGTTTGCGGTTGTGCCGCTGCCAACGCGCGCCCGGCCGCCCGTGCCGCCGTAACTTATGAGAAACATCCGGATAAACTGGTAACCGTTTTTGCAGGTATGGAAAGAGATGCGGTTGATGCTGCCCGTAACTATATGCTGCCTTACCCGCCGTCATCGCCATCAATGGCTTTGTTTAAGGATGGCAAGCTGGTACACATTATCGAGCGCCACCAAATTGAAGGCCGCCCTGCGCAAATGATTGCCGATAATCTGGTATACGCTTTTGATCAGTACTGCTAA
- a CDS encoding glucoamylase family protein, whose product MKKLILLTLLLSTAYHCFAQSKKNTVKYTAIKPVGVIKNLSDSALLDVVQRQTFRYFWDFAHPVSGMALERSNEAFDYGGEVVTTGGTGFGIMAMIVAVDRKWIPREQAVDRMLHMVKFLSKADAYHGVFPHWLNGATGKIIPFGRKDDGGDLVETSFLFQGLLTAKQYYNGTSQKEEELRNRIGWLWSEIEWDWYTHERDNLYWHWSPNNGWAMNFPIRGFNECLITYVLAASAERYPVDAARIYNRGWAQSDFFKNGKSFYGIKLPLGFDYGGPLFFSHYSFLGLNPQGLKDQYADYWEQNVNHTRINYAYCVDNPKKFKGYGENCWGLTASDNHEGYNAHSPTNDLGVITPTAALSAFPYTPKESMKALRHFYYGLGDKIWGEYGFVDAFNESKNWYAKSYLAIDQGPIVVMIENHRSGLLWNLFMRAPEIQGGLKKLGFESPAIKSN is encoded by the coding sequence ATGAAGAAACTGATATTATTAACACTGTTGCTATCAACAGCTTACCATTGCTTTGCCCAAAGCAAAAAGAACACGGTAAAATATACGGCCATTAAACCGGTTGGGGTTATCAAAAATTTAAGCGACAGCGCCCTGCTTGATGTGGTGCAGCGCCAAACGTTCCGTTACTTTTGGGATTTTGCCCACCCGGTTAGCGGCATGGCGCTTGAGCGTAGTAACGAGGCTTTTGATTACGGCGGCGAGGTGGTTACCACCGGCGGCACCGGTTTCGGCATTATGGCCATGATTGTAGCGGTTGACCGTAAGTGGATACCGCGCGAGCAGGCGGTTGACCGTATGCTCCATATGGTAAAATTTCTTTCTAAAGCAGATGCTTACCATGGCGTTTTTCCGCATTGGTTGAACGGTGCAACCGGCAAGATCATCCCCTTTGGGCGTAAGGACGACGGCGGCGACCTGGTGGAAACATCATTCCTGTTCCAGGGATTGCTTACCGCCAAACAATATTACAATGGCACAAGCCAAAAAGAAGAAGAGTTGCGCAACCGCATAGGCTGGTTGTGGAGCGAAATTGAGTGGGACTGGTATACCCACGAGCGGGACAACCTGTACTGGCACTGGTCGCCAAACAATGGCTGGGCCATGAATTTTCCGATACGTGGCTTTAACGAATGCCTGATTACCTATGTGCTGGCCGCCAGCGCCGAGCGTTACCCAGTTGACGCTGCACGTATTTATAACCGTGGCTGGGCACAAAGTGATTTTTTTAAAAATGGTAAATCGTTCTATGGCATTAAACTGCCTTTAGGCTTTGATTATGGTGGTCCGTTGTTTTTTTCGCATTACTCTTTCTTAGGCTTAAATCCTCAAGGATTAAAAGATCAATATGCTGATTACTGGGAGCAGAACGTAAACCATACCCGCATCAACTACGCTTACTGTGTTGATAATCCTAAAAAGTTTAAAGGCTACGGCGAAAACTGCTGGGGCTTAACCGCCAGCGATAACCATGAGGGTTATAACGCACACTCGCCAACTAATGATCTTGGTGTAATTACACCGACAGCGGCATTATCAGCATTCCCATACACGCCAAAGGAATCAATGAAAGCACTGCGCCATTTCTATTATGGTTTGGGTGATAAGATATGGGGCGAATACGGCTTTGTGGATGCTTTTAACGAGAGCAAAAACTGGTACGCTAAATCATACCTGGCTATTGACCAGGGCCCTATCGTGGTGATGATCGAAAATCACCGCAGCGGCCTGTTATGGAATTTGTTTATGCGCGCGCCTGAAATACAGGGCGGCCTTAAAAAGTTGGGTTTTGAAAGTCCGGCTATAAAAAGCAACTAA
- a CDS encoding glycosyltransferase family 2 protein: MAAFNPTLSIITVVYNNVRDVERTMLSVLRQTYANIEYIIIDGASTDGTLAIIQKHQNRIARLVSEKDKGIYDAMNKGLALATGDYVLFMNSGDELYDAGTIEAVFASSPDADIYYGETEMIDADSKSLGQRRHKAPGKFNWRSFKYGMSVSHQAIYIRRSLTKPYDSRYQLSADIDWILHAARQAKRIVNVKRYVAKYLVGGMSKQKHRQSLVERFNIMREYYGLIPTLFNHAVIAFNLGWYWLLHRRTND, encoded by the coding sequence ATGGCAGCGTTTAACCCTACCCTCAGCATCATCACCGTTGTGTATAATAACGTACGCGATGTGGAGCGCACCATGCTTTCGGTATTAAGGCAAACATATGCCAATATTGAGTATATCATAATCGATGGGGCATCAACCGATGGTACTTTAGCTATCATTCAAAAACATCAAAACCGTATTGCCCGCCTGGTGAGCGAAAAAGACAAGGGTATTTATGATGCCATGAACAAAGGGCTGGCATTAGCAACCGGCGATTATGTGTTGTTTATGAACTCGGGGGACGAGCTATATGATGCCGGTACCATTGAAGCTGTTTTCGCATCATCGCCTGACGCTGATATTTATTACGGCGAAACTGAAATGATTGATGCGGACAGTAAAAGCCTCGGCCAGCGCCGCCACAAAGCACCCGGTAAATTCAACTGGCGAAGTTTTAAATACGGCATGAGCGTAAGCCATCAGGCCATCTACATCAGGCGCAGCCTGACAAAACCTTATGACAGCCGCTACCAGTTAAGTGCCGATATCGACTGGATATTACATGCCGCCAGACAAGCCAAAAGAATTGTAAACGTTAAACGCTATGTGGCTAAATACCTGGTGGGCGGCATGTCCAAACAAAAGCACCGGCAAAGCCTGGTTGAGCGTTTTAACATTATGCGCGAATATTACGGGTTGATACCTACCCTGTTCAACCACGCGGTTATCGCTTTTAATTTAGGCTGGTACTGGCTGCTGCACCGCCGTACTAACGATTGA